Genomic DNA from Desulfuromonas versatilis:
AGGGCGCAACGCCGCGCCCTCCCCTGCTGGTCAGTTGTCCTCCTGTCGCGCCGCCGTTAATGGCGACACCGGCGCCTGCAGCAAACTCCCTCCAGCCGCGTTTTGTCCCGATTGCAAACTGCTCTTCCCGAGCCCCCTGCGGCTGCGGGCTGAGTAAGTTTTGTCTTTTTTTACCTGGTTTCAAACCGATCGCAAAGGAGTCCCATGGTTGCGTTTCTCGTCAACAAATCCGCCAATCTCAAGGACGATGTCCTCTCCGGGCTGACCGTGGCCCTGGCCCTGGTACCCGAGGCCGTCGCCTTCGCCTTCGTCGCGGGGGTCGAGCCGCTGGTCGGGCTGTATGCCGCGTTCATGGTTGGCCTGATCACCGCCACCGTCGGCGGCCGACCGGGCATGATCTCAGGGGCCACCGGGGCCCTGGCCGTGGTGATGGTCACCCTGGTGGCACAGCACGGCATCGAGTACCTGTTTGCCGCGGTGGTGCTGATGGGGCTGCTGCAGGTCGGCGCCGGCCTGCTGCGCCTGGGCAAGTTCGTGCGGCTCATTCCCCATCCGGTGATGCTCGGTTTCGTCAACGGGTTGGCGATCGTGATCTTTCTGGCCCAACTCGGCCAGTTCAAGCAGGCCGGCCCCGACGGGGCCCTGCATTGGCTTTCGGGGGGGCAGCTCGGGATCATGCTCGGGCTGGTGGCGCTGACCATGGCCATTATCGTCCTGCTGCCGAAACTGACCCGCGCGGTGCCGGCGGCCCTGGCGGCGATCGTGGCAGTGACGGCGCTGGTGCACGGCCTGGGCATCGATACCCGCTCGGTGGCCGACATGGCTTCGGTGGGCGGGGGGCTGCCCCGCTTTCACTTTCCGGAGGTCCCCCTGACCCTGGAGACGCTGAGGATTATCCTCCCCTATTCGGCGATCCTGGCGGCGATCGGCCTGATCGAATCGCTGATGACCATGACCCTGATCGACGAGATCACCGAGACGCGGGGCCGTGGCAACCGCGAATGCATCGGCCAGGGGGTCGCCAACCTGGTGACCGGGATGTTCGGCGGCATGGGCGGCTGCGCGATGATCGGCCAGAGCATCATCAACGTCAACTCCGGCGGTCGCGGGCGGGCCTCGGGGATCGCCGCGGCCCTGTTCCTGCTGATGTTCATCCTGTTCGGATCGGGCCTGATCGAGATGATTCCCCTGGCGGCCCTGGTTGGGGTGATGTTCATGGTGGTGATCGGCACCTTCGCCTGGTCGAGCCTGCAGATCCTGCACCGCATCCCGCGCAGCGACGCCTTTGTGCTGGTGCTGGTCTCGGCCGTCACCGTGGCCACCGATCTGGCGGTGGCGGTCGGCGTCGGGGTGGTGGTTTCGGCGTTGGGTTTCGCCTGGGACAATGCCCGGCGCATTAGCGCCCGCAGTTCGCTCAGCAGCGAGGGCACCCGGGTCTACGAACTGAGCGGCCCGCTATTCTTCGCCTCGGTACAGAGCTTTCACGGGCAGTTCAGCCCCCAGGATGACCCCGAGGAGGTGATCGTCGATTTTCGTCACAGCCGGGTCTGCGATCATTCGGGACTCGACGCCATCAACAGCCTGACCGAGCGCTATCTGGCCCTGGGCAAGCGCCTGCGCCTGCGCCACCTCTCCGCGGAATGCCGCAGCCTGCTGAAAACCGCAGGCGGCCTGGTGGAAGTCGACGTGATCGAGGACCCCAAATACCACGTGGCCACCGACTCCCTGGCCTGAACCGGGGGCCGGCCTATCCAATGCGCACGCAGTTTTTGAGTTTTTTCCCCTGATACATCAGCTGGTCGGCCCGGCGGATCACCCCCTCCGGGCCATCGCCGGGCAGGGCCATGGTCGCCCCGATGGTAATGGTGACCTGGACCCTTTCCATCTCCAGCAGCAGGTAGGAGCTTTCCACCAGCATTCGCAGTTTTTCCGCGATGGCCGCCAGTTGGTCCGGGTCCAGATGGGAGAGGATCACCACCAGCTCCTCGCCGCCCCAGCGCCCGGCGACGTCGGATTCACGGATATTGTGGGACAGGTTGTTGGCGACCATTTGCAGGACCTGGTCCCCGACCCCGTGCCCATGCCGGTCGTTGACCTTCTTGAAGTCGTCGATGTCGACGAAAAGCACCCCGTAGGGGACGTTGTAGCGATCCGCCTCCCCCTGGCAGGCGCGCAGCTTCATCTCCAGAAACCGCCGATTGGGCAGTCCGGTGAGCACATCGCTCAGCGCCGCCTGCTTGAGGGTCTCCAGGTAGTCGGCCGGCACCTTGGCGGCGGCGGCTTCGCGAAAGACCTCCACCGCACCGATGATCTTCCCGGCAACGTCCTTGATGGGAGTTACGGTGATCTCCACCGGAACGCGGTGCCCCGCCTTGTTGTGCAGAAAGACGTGGTCTTTGCGCACCTGGCCGTCCCCCAGGGTCAGGGCCAGGGGGCAGCCGTTCTTGCAGATCGAGCGGCCATTCTCATCGATGTGCTCGAGAATATTGTCCGAGCAGGAGCAGCGCACCACCTCGTCCCAGCAAAAGCCGCTGATCCGCTTGGCGGCCTGGTTCCAGTAGATGATCCTCTGCCCCAGATCGACGAAGTAGACCCCGTCGTGCATCTGATCGAGCAGGTTCTTGAAAAAATCGACAGAATATTCCATTCCAGCTCCCGGCCTGTAGATGTCCCCCCCACCAGGCGATCCCGGTCCGGCCCATCCGACCAGCCGGCCTTCAATCGTTGGATTAATTTTACCAGGCGGCGAGGCGAAAGGAATCCCCCGCCCTGGAAAATTACTCGGTCGCCTCCTCGTCGAACCAGCAGATTTCCCTGAGGGGAAAAGAAATGAAGAAGGTGCTCCCCTCCCCCGGCCGGCTGGTCACCCCGACGCCTCCCCCGTGGGCCTTGGCGATCTCCTTCACCAGGGGCAGCCCCAGCCCCGAGCCGCCGACCTTGCGCAGGTCGGTGTTGTCGACGCGGAAAAACCGGTCGAAAATCCTCTCCTGCATCTCCGCAGGAATGCCCTGCCCCTGGTCGCGCACCCAGAGGACCAGGGCATGGTCTTCGAGCCGGGCCCCCAGGGTCACCTCGCCGCCCTGGGGCGAGTACTTGATGGCGTTGGAAACCAGGTTCTCCAAGGCCCGCCGGACCTTGTCGGGGTCGGCCGGCAGGGGCGGCAGCTCCGGGGGGCAGTCGATCCCGAAACGGTGAATTTTGCTCTGGGGGGCAAACAGCTCGGCGAGCTCATGCAGCAGAGGCAGCACGGGCACCGGCTCGTAGTGGGCCACCCCGAACCCGGCCCGCAGCCGCTGCAGGCTGAGCAGGTTGTCGATCAGCTCCTTGAGCCGGTTGCCCTCCTTGGCCATGATTTCCAGGTATTCCCGGCGCTGCTCCGCGGGGACCTCGTGCTCCAGGAGAAATTCGGTGAAACCGAGCACGGCGGTGAGCGGGGTGCGCATTTCATGGCTCACCGCCGAGAGCATCTCGTCCTTCATCTGGGAGAGCTTCTGCCGTTCGGTTATGTCGCGGAGGATGACGGCGAACATGGGGCGGTTCTTCCAACGGAAAGTCCCAGCGGCGATCTCCACCGGGAATGGGCCGCCATCTTTTTTCCGGTGCAGGGCCAGGGGGATGTGGCGCAGGCGTCCGGCAAGAATCTCCTCGATCCGCTCGCGGCTGGTTTCGGGCTCGGCGGTCAGGTCATTCACATTGAGCCGGACCATCTCCTCCGGGCTCCAGTGGTAAAGGCGGGCCGCCGCGTCGTTGGCCTCCACCACGTTCCGGGTCCGGGCGTCGAAGATGATGATCGCGTCCGATTCCGAGGAGAACAGCAGTCGGTACTTCTCTTCGGATTCCCGCAGCTCATCCTCCGCCTGTTTGCGGCTGGTAATGTCCCGGGAGACCCCGACCAGGCCGGCCAGCCTGCCGCTGCCGTCCCGAAAGGCGCTCTTGGTGGTCAGGTAGGTGCGCAGGCTCCCGTCGATGGGGACCAGTTCGTCAAACGCCTCGACTTTGTGCCCGGCGAGGACCCTGCGATCGTTGGCCTTGAGCTCGGCGGCGACGTCGGCAGGTAGCAGGTCCTCGTCGGTTCGCCCCAGGATCGACTCCACGGGACGCCCGAGAATCCTGGCCCCGGCGGAGTTGATCATCTGGTAGCGCCCCGCGGGGTCCTTGGCATAGACCGCGTCCTCGGTCCCCTCGAGGATGGCGTGCAGCAGGTTGTAGTTGCGGCTCAATTCCGCTTCGGCCTTGCGCCGCAGGCGGATGTCCCGAACCAGGGCCCACATCCCGCCCCCCATTCCCAAAGCCAGCCCGGCCGAAAGAAACGCCAGCAGCTTCAGTCCCCAGCCCCACCCCGAACGGTACTGAACCAGTTGCAGGTACAGCCCGCCGATGGAGGGATGCAGGGGGGCGGCCAGGGACAGGCGCGGGTCGATATCGCGGCGCGCCTCGCAGTCGCCTACCGGAGTCCCCAGCATGTCGGTGAAGCAGGCCCGGTAACTCAGGGTCAGGTCGGGCGTCAGGGTCCGGCGCAGCAGGCCCGAGAGGGACATCACCCCGCCGAAGGTGCCGAGAAATTCGCCCTCCCGATAAACCGGCAGGTAGACCTCGATGGCGGTTAAGCCCTGCAGGACCACGAAGGGCCGGGTGTAGACCGGGTACTTCAGCTCCCTGGCCAGGCGCGATGCCCGCTTGGGTTCGGGCAGAGAGAGGCTGAGGCCGATGACCTGCTTGTTCGGCTCGTAGGGAGCAGTCCAACGGATGACGAAATCACGATCGGCGAAAGTGACGTTGATCAACTCGGGGTTGCCACCGGCGAACAGGGATACCCGGTTGCGGAAATTCTCCTCGCTGAGGCGCCCTTCGTTCATCTCCACGACCAGCAGGTCGAGAAAGTCGCGGATCGCGTCCAGGCGCAGACGGATGGCCTTCTGGGCCGCGGCCAGGTTGCGATGCAGGCTGTCCTGGCGCTCTTCGAACTCCCGCGACGAGACCAGCCACAGCAGCGAGCCGAGCAGGCCCAGGAAAACCAGGGTCAGAAACGCCGGACCGTACCAGGTTCCGGAAAACAATCCCGCCGCGCCGCCGACGCGGCGCCACTGCTCGTAGGAGGTCGCTGATCTATCGCCCATTTAATCCCGCCGGAAGCCTCGTCGATGCTTAAATGACATCCTTAAAACTTACCGTATTTCCGGCAATTTGCACCTATCGAGCATTATTTTCCCGCGGGAGGGCAAATAAAAAAACAGGCCGACCCCCTCAAGAGGATCGGCCTGCCGGCTGTTGCTGGCCCGGAGCGCTTGGCTCCAGGCGGGGGCATCAGAACTCGTAGGCAAGCTGGGCGGTGACCAGGTGACGACGGTCGGCCATGCGCCCGGCATCGTCCGGGGAGGAAAAGTCGGGATCGAACTCGCCCCTCAGGTATTCCAGGGACAGGCTGGTGTTCTCCCACACGCCCCAGGAAGCGCCGACCCCGTACTGCAGCTCGGGCTGGTCGGCGAATTCGTCGCTCCCTTCCACGCGGGCCGCGAACTCCAGAGCCTCCAGGGCGTACCAGGCGAGTTCCAGGTTCCAGGCCAGCGGCTTGTCACCCGAGCCGTCTCCGTCAACGTCGAGGTCCCCGGCAGCGAAGGAGCGCACCGCCCCCAGGATCTCCCCCGAGAGCTCGAAAGGGCCCGCATTGGCCACCGCGAAGGCGCTCCAGCCGCCGACCCGGCGCCGGTAATCGACCCCGCCGAGCAGCTCGGCATCGGTGTCGGCCAGGTCGGAGAGATAGCTGGCGCCCAGCTCCAGCCCCTCGACGGGGGTAAGCACCAGGGACGCTCCCCAGTCGCGCAGGTGGTCCTCCTCGCCCTGTTTTTCCGCATCGCCGTTGAAGGCGAAGGCCGAAAGCCCGAACACCCCGTTCCCCCAGCCGGCCAGCAGGGCCGTTTCGCGGCTTTCACCCAGCTCGAGGGTCAAGGGGTCGCTGATGAAATGGCTGTTGAACACTCCGAAGGGGACGTACTGGCGCCCCACCCGGGCGTTCCAGGGGCCGTGGTTGAAGCTGATGGCCGCCTCGTCCACCTCGATGTCCTCGTCCCCGTCTTCCTCGAACAGGAAGATCAGGTTGCCGCTGATCGCTTCGGTGAGCTTGGCGTCGAAACCCAGCTGGGCGGTAGCCAGGGTCAGGTCGCTGGCCCCTTCCGAGCCGCCGCCGCGAAACTTCACATCCTCGGCGACAGCCTCCACCTCGATGAGCCCCGAGATGGTCAGGCGCTCGCTGATCTGCGAGGCCAACCCCGCGGTCTTCTTTTCCGCCAGGGTGTGGTAAAGCTCTGCCTGACGGGCTTCCAGCTCGCTCATCCGCTTCTCGACGGTTGAATCCGTGGATGCCGCCGGAGCGGCGACAACGCCCCCCTGCTCCCCGGCAGGTTGGCCGTCATTGCCATGGGCCAACGCCATTGCCGGGATCAGCAGGATGGCCGCCAGAAGCGCTAAAGAAACTCGATTGAACATGCTCTCTCTTTCCTCCTTTGGGTGTGGTTCCGCAGAACTTCGATAGATTTGAACCCGGCGCCGAGGTCGGCCGCCGGCCCTGGCCGGAAATGCCCGGCATTGTTACTTGATTATCATTTTCATTTCAATGGGATTTTTTAGCCCCTCTCGCGAGGGGCTCGGGATCAATGTTTATGGCAACCGCAACCGCTGCAGCTGCTGCACCCCTTCTTCTTCCAGAAGGAGCGGTAGAGCAGATACCCGGCACCGGCCAGGATCGCCGCCATCCAGATGAAATCGGCAAGTGCCATCTCACACCCCCAGGCCGAGCAGCCGGCCGCCCTGGTAGATGATCAGGGCCACCCCCCAGGCGAGGGCGCTCTGATAGGCGAAGGCCACCCCGAACCATTTCCAGGAGCCGAACTCCTGGCGCATGGCGATGGCCACCACCACGCAGGGCATGTAGAGCAGGACGAAGGCCATAAAGGCGAAGGCGGAAAGCGGCGTGAAGGCCCCGGCCACGGACTGCTTCAGCGGCGTGTCCCCTTCATCCTCGGCCGCCAGGCTCGAGACGCCGAAGGTGCCGGCGACATTGGCGGCGGCGTCACCGAAGGCGCCGAAGAAGGAGGTGACCATTTCCTTCAGGTCCTCGCCCAGGGTGGGAGCGAGCTCCAGCTGCGCCTCCTGCTCGATGGCGTCGGGAGCGTAGATCTCGCCCATGGTCCCCACCACGATCTCCTTGGCGATGACCCCGGTGAGCAGGGAGGAGGCCGCCTCCCAGTTGCCGAAGCCGAGGGGCTCGAAGATCGGCGCGATCAGGGCCCCGGTCTGGCCGAGGTAGGAGTCGCGCTTGCTCTCCACCCCCCAGGGGAGGTTGAGCGCGAACCAGACGAAGACGGATACCGCCAGGATGTAGGTACCGGCCTTGATCAGGAAGTGCTTCCCCTTCTCCCAGGTGTGCAGACAGAGGCTGCGCAGGGAAGGCATGCGGTAGGGGGGCAGCTCCATGATGAACATGGGCGATTCGCCCCGGAACAGGGTCCTCTTGAAAAGGATCCCCATGAGAATGGCCAGCACGATCCCCAGCACGTAGAGCGACCAGATGACGCTGCCGGCGGCGGCGCCGAAAAAGACCCCCGCGAACAGCACGTAGACCGGCAGCCGTGCCCCACAGGACATCAGCGGCAGCAGCAGGGCGGTCAGGGCCTTGTCCCGCGGGTTCTCCAGGGTGCGGGTGGCGTAGATCCCCGGCACGTTGCAACCGAAGCTCAGCAGCATGGGAATGAAGGATTTGCCGTGCAGGCCGATGGCGTGCATGGCGCGGTCCATGACGAAGGCCGCCCGGGCCATGTAGCCGCTGCCTTCGAGGAAGGTGATGAAGAACATCATGGCAAAGATGACCGGGACGAACACCAGCACGAAGCCGACCCCGGAGATCACCCCGTCGAGGGCCAGCGAGACCGTCCAGTCCGGCGCCCCGATCGCCCCCAGCCCGGCGGCGGTCCAGCGGGCGAAGGGCCCGGCGATCATGGCGTCGAGCCAGTCGGCGAAGGGCGTGGAGAGATCGAAAGTCAGCTTGAACACCAGCCACATGGCGGTGAGGAAAATGGGGATGCCCAGAAAGCGGTTGAGCACGACGCGGTCGATCTTTTCGGTCAGCTCGGCCTTGCGGATGTCCGGCTTGCGCAGCACCTCCCGGGTCAGCCCGGAGGCCAAACCGTAGCGGGCGTCGGCCATCAGCGCCTCGATGTCCTCGCCGTGGGCTTGGCGCAGGTGGCTCAGCGCCTCCTCGGGAAGGGCGTCCGGCCCCAGGTTGACCTCCTTGCGCACCTCGGCGTCCCCTTCCATGAGCTTCAGCGCCAGCCAGCGGCTCGGATAGCGCTTGATCAGCTCGGGGTGTTTCTCGGAGAGGGCGGCGACGGAAGTTTCCACCGCGGCCTCGATGTCCGGACCGTAGTTGAGCCTGGCCGGAGCGACCTCGCCCTTGGCGGCGGCGGTTTCCAGGACGGTTTTCAGCAGGTCGTCCAGGCCGGTCTTGCGGGTGGCGGCGGTCGGCACGATGGTCAGGCCGAGCATCTGCTCCATTTTCAGGATGTCGAAGCGATACCCCTTGGCCTCGGCCTCGTCGAAGACATTGAGGGCCATGACCACCGGGATGCCCAGCTCCAGCAGCTGCACGGTCAGGTAGAGGTTGCGCTCGAGGTTGGTGGAGTCGACCACGTTGACGATCAGGTCGGGACGCTCGCTCACCAGGTAGTCCCGGGCGATGATCTCCTCCTGGGTGTAGGGCGAAAGCGAATAGGTCCCCGGCAGGTCCACCAAGCGGATTTTGCGCCCGGCGAACTCAAAGGTGGCTTCCTTTTTCTCGACGGTCACCCCGGGCCAGTTGCCCACGTGCAGGCGGGTCCCGGCGATGGCGTTGATCAGGGTCGATTTGCCCGCGTTGGGGTTGCCCGCCACCGCCACCGTGATCACCGGCTGCGCAACCGGCTGCAGGTGCGCCTTCTTGTCCCCCGGAGCGCCCGCCCCGGCCATCTTCTTCGCTTCCTGAGCCATTACTGCACCTCCACGCTGATCCCTTCCGCTTCCTTCTTGCGCAGCGAAAGGTTGTAATTCTTCACCGACACTTCAATGGGATCGCCCAGCGGGGCGACCTTGAGGACCCTCACCCGCTCGCCGACCAGCACCCCCATATCCATAAGCCGCCGCTTCATCGGGCCGATCGAGCCGATCGCGGTGATCTTCCCCTGCTCCCCGGGCTTGAGCTTCGCCAGATTCATCCTTGCCTCCTCACCATGATTTTCATTGCCAGCCCGCGGGCCAGGGCAATCCGCGACTCATCCACCCGCAACAGGATGGGGCCGCTGCCGTTGTTCAACATCTCCACGGATTTGCCGATCCGCAGCCCCATGTCCTCCACCCGCACCTCGCTCTTGCCCTGCTCGCCGGAACCGGCGCAGCGCTGGGCATTCTGAGCGAACCTGATCTCGACGATTTCTCCCTGGTCGCCAGGGCTCAATAATCCGAGGGGCATCATGATCTGCATATCTCCTTGTCTGGAAAAGGACCGGTTGCGGAATCGGAGTTGACTTTGACTTTCAAAATTCTTGGCATTCTATTCAGGAGGCCTCTCCCGGTCAAGAGAAAATTGAAATTCGTTTTCATTTTTACCAAGAACGAGGAGACGCTGGCGTCGCCGGCCCCAGGCGGTAAACTGAAAGGAGATAACCCATGAGAACGGGAAGCTTGCCTATGACGACCCACAAGATGCCCCATCCGGCGGGATCGAAGCTCAAACTGATCCTCCCCGTCGCGGCGGTGGTGGCGCTGCTCGCCGCCGCCCGCTATTTCCAGGTGCAGGAGCTGCTGAAAACCGCCCTCGACTGGATCGCCGGCCTCGGCGCCTGGGGCTACCTGATTTTCCTGCTGATCTACGTGCTGGCCTGCGTCGCCTTCATCCCCGGCGCCATCCTCACCCTTGGCGCGGGGGCGATCTACGGCGTGGTCCAGGGTTCGATCCTGGTCTCGTGTTCCGCCACCCTCGGCGCGACGGCGGCCTTTCTGGTCGGCCGCTACTTCGCCCGCGACCTGGTGGCGCGCAGAATCGAGGGGAACCCCAGGTTCAAGGCCATCGACGACGCGGTGGGCCGCGAGGGGTGGAAGATCGTCGGGCTGACCCGGCTCTCGCCGGTCTTCCCCTTCAATCTGCTCAACTACGCCTACGGGCTGACCAAGGTGTCGCTGCGCGACTACTTCTTCGCCTCCTGGATCGGCATGATCCCCGGCACCATCATGTACGTCTACATCGGCTCGCTGGCCGGCAGCCTGGCCCGCCTGGGCGCCGAGGGCCGGGCCCGCACCCCGGGCGAATGGGCCCTGTACCTGGTCGGGCTGGTCGCCACCGTGGTGGTCACCATCTTCGTCACCCGCATCGCCAAGAAGGCGCTGGAGCAGAAGGTGGAAAAATGAATTTACGTTCCAATGACGTGGGACTGCCGATCCGCCACGAAGGCCACGAAGAACACGAAGGGATAAAAAGCAAGATCCCAACTTCGTGGCCTTCGTGTTCTTCGTGGTGAATAGAGGCCTTTTTGAACCGATTTGACAACAACTTCAACATCTTAATGAACAGGATCAAGCCATGACCGATTACGATTACGACCTGGGAATTCTCGGCGGCGGGGCGGCCGGGCTGACGGTGGCCGCCGGCGCGGCCCAATTCGGCGCCAAGACCCTGCTGATCGAACGGGAAGAAAAGCTTGGCGGCGACTGCCTGCACTACGGCTGCGTCCCCTCCAAGACCCTGATCCGCACCGCCTCGGTCTGGGCCCAGGCCCGCCGCAGCCGCGAGTTCGGCCTGCCCGAGGTGGAACTGCCGCCGGTCGACCTCAAGGCGGTGATGGACCGGGTCCGCGCGGTCATCGCCCGGATCCAGGAGCACGACTCCCCCGAGCGCTTCTGCAACCTGGGGGCCGAGACCCGCTTCGGCCCGGCGCGCTTTCTCGACGACCACACGGTGGAGGTGGACGGCTCACGGGTCTCGGCCAAGAGCTGGGTGATCGCCACCGGCTCGCGCCCCGCGGCCCCACCGGTGGAGGGGATCGAGGCCGTCCCTTACTGGACCAACGAAACCCTCTTCGCGCAGACCCGGCTCCCCGACCGCCTGCTGGTGCTCGGCGGCGGCGCCATCGGCCTGGAGATGGCCCAGGCCTTCCAGCGCCTGGGCTCCAAAGTGATCCTGGTGGAGTTTCTCGACCAGATCCTGCCCCCCGAGGATGCCGACGTCGCCGAGATCCTCAAGGAGCGTCTGCAGAGCGAGGGGATGGAGATCCTCACCGGGACCCGGGCGGTCCAGGCCGAGGGGAACGCCGAGTCGGTGCGCCTGAGCGTCGAGCCGGCCGCGGGGGGCGGCGAACGCCGGGTGCTCGAGGGGGACGTGCTGCTGGTCGCCACCGGCCGCAAGCCCAACGTCGAGGGTTTGGGCCTGGAGGCCGCCGGGGTGGAATTCTCCGCCAAGGGGATCCCCACCGACGCGCGGATGCGCACCAACCTGCACCACATCTACGCCTGCGGCGACGTCACCGGCAAGTTCCAGTTCACCCACATGGCCGGCTACGCCGGGGGGGTGGCCCTGACCAACGCCATCCTGCACCTGCCGCGCAAGGCCGACTTCAGCAAGGTCCCCTGGTGCACCTACACCGACCCCGAAGTGGCCAGCGTCGGCTTCAACGAGAAACGGGCCCGCCAGGAAAAGATCGAATACCGGGTGCTGGAGGAGAAGTTCGCCGACAACGACCGGGCACTGGCCGAGAACGAGGCGGGAGGCAAGATCAAGGTGCTGGTGGACGGCAAGGGGAAGGTCATCGGCTGCCAGATCGTCGGCGCCCACGCCGGGGAGTTGATCCACGAATGGATCGCGGTGATCAGCGGCGGGGTCAAGCTCTCCACCATCGCCGGGGCGATCCACGTCTACCCGACCCTGGCGGAGATCTCCAAGCGCGCGGCGGGGAGCTACTTTTCCGACAAGCTCTTCAGCGACCGCACCAAGAGCGTGCTCAAGTTCCTCTTCCACCTCAAGGGACGCGCCTGCACCCCCACCGAACCGAGCGCGGAGGCCAAACACGGGTGAAACAGGGGGGCCGGCGGCAAATTTTGTTGTCCAGAAAAAATTTGCTGCTGGCCCCGATACTCTGCAACAAACCGAGGGGACATTCTTTTCTATTTCTCTAATTTACATTCCCAGCAGCCCGCGCCGCTCATCCCTCATGCGGAGAAAACTGACTTTTCAAGACCTGACCCCGGACTTGGGGCGGAGGCAAGCGTTTCAGGAGACCGCCAGGCGGCCGGCGATCACCGCCTGGCCGAGGGCCAGGCCGCCGTCGTTGGGGGGGACCAGCGAATGGGTGTGGACGGTGAAGCCGTCCGCCTCGAGCAGGGCGAGGCTGGCCTCGGTGAGAAAGCGGTTCTGGAACACCCCGCCGGACAGGGCGACGTCCTGCAGCCCGGTCTGCTGCCGCAGGCGGCGGCAGACATCGAGGATCAGGGCGGCGAGGCCGCGGTGAAAGCGGGCGCTGACCAGGGAGGTGGAGGCGCCCGCCTGCAGGTCGGCGCAAAGCGCCCGGATCAGCCCGGCCTGGTCGAAGATCAGCATCCCCTCTTCCTCGACAACCCTGACCGGGTAGGCTTCCGCCTCGCCCTTTCCTTCGATGGCCATCTCCAGTTCGAGCGCGGCCTGCCCCTCGTAGCTGACCGTCCGCCGCACCTCGGCCAGCGCCGCCACGGCGTCGAAGAGCCGCCCGCAGCTGGAGGTCAGCGGCGAATTGATCCCCTTTTCGATCATCTGCAGCAGCAGCTTCAGGTCCCGCTCCGGGGT
This window encodes:
- a CDS encoding FeoA family protein, giving the protein MQIMMPLGLLSPGDQGEIVEIRFAQNAQRCAGSGEQGKSEVRVEDMGLRIGKSVEMLNNGSGPILLRVDESRIALARGLAMKIMVRRQG
- a CDS encoding TVP38/TMEM64 family protein is translated as MTTHKMPHPAGSKLKLILPVAAVVALLAAARYFQVQELLKTALDWIAGLGAWGYLIFLLIYVLACVAFIPGAILTLGAGAIYGVVQGSILVSCSATLGATAAFLVGRYFARDLVARRIEGNPRFKAIDDAVGREGWKIVGLTRLSPVFPFNLLNYAYGLTKVSLRDYFFASWIGMIPGTIMYVYIGSLAGSLARLGAEGRARTPGEWALYLVGLVATVVVTIFVTRIAKKALEQKVEK
- a CDS encoding dihydrolipoyl dehydrogenase family protein — its product is MTDYDYDLGILGGGAAGLTVAAGAAQFGAKTLLIEREEKLGGDCLHYGCVPSKTLIRTASVWAQARRSREFGLPEVELPPVDLKAVMDRVRAVIARIQEHDSPERFCNLGAETRFGPARFLDDHTVEVDGSRVSAKSWVIATGSRPAAPPVEGIEAVPYWTNETLFAQTRLPDRLLVLGGGAIGLEMAQAFQRLGSKVILVEFLDQILPPEDADVAEILKERLQSEGMEILTGTRAVQAEGNAESVRLSVEPAAGGGERRVLEGDVLLVATGRKPNVEGLGLEAAGVEFSAKGIPTDARMRTNLHHIYACGDVTGKFQFTHMAGYAGGVALTNAILHLPRKADFSKVPWCTYTDPEVASVGFNEKRARQEKIEYRVLEEKFADNDRALAENEAGGKIKVLVDGKGKVIGCQIVGAHAGELIHEWIAVISGGVKLSTIAGAIHVYPTLAEISKRAAGSYFSDKLFSDRTKSVLKFLFHLKGRACTPTEPSAEAKHG